The Setaria italica strain Yugu1 chromosome IX, Setaria_italica_v2.0, whole genome shotgun sequence genome has a window encoding:
- the LOC101784317 gene encoding uncharacterized protein LOC101784317, with amino-acid sequence MADACTLTPAAALPPLLPTPRFFSTVAGRASEGSAWAGNKKPGRASASESWTKDKLLARTTASSSVPSRASLSQDWTKDKAQRKEETERVGRSSSREDPVGPKKRTLSRAPSVEVDRSEKKAKPEDAVEPVTVQYYAGPAFLKSPDPSEVPLPTMFLKRKTPKAADDRK; translated from the coding sequence ATGGCTGACGCTTGCACGCTGACCCCGGCGGCTGCTCTGCCGCCGTTGCTCCCAACCCCCCGCTTTTTTTCTACTGTTGCAGGCCGTGCGAGCGAGGGATCGGCTTGGGCCGGCAACAAGAAGCCCGGTCGCGCGTCGGCGAGCGAGAGCTGGACCAAAGATAAGCTACTCGCCCGTACCACCGCCTCGTCGAGCGTTCCAAGCCGCGCGTCCCTGAGCCAGGATTGGACCAAGGACAAGGCCCAGCGGAAGGAGGAGACCGAGCGTGTGGGGCGATCCTCGTCGAGGGAGGATCCGGTCGGGCCCAAGAAGAGGACCTTGAGCCGAGCGCCGTCGGTGGAGGTCGATCGGAGCGAGAAGAAGGCGAAGCCCGAGGATGCAGTAGAGCCGGTGACGGTGCAGTACTACGCTGGCCCGGCGTTCCTGAAGTCGCCGGACCCGAGCGAGGTGCCACTCCCGACTATGTTCCTGAAGCGGAAGACACCCAAGGCAGCTGATGACAGGAAGTGA